The Coffea arabica cultivar ET-39 chromosome 2c, Coffea Arabica ET-39 HiFi, whole genome shotgun sequence genome includes the window GAAACGGACTTACGTGGGGCGCTCGTAAAGGGGATAACAGTTCGGCAGCCATTAACACTCATAACACTCATAACAATTAACACTCAATAACAGCCCGGCAAGGAGTGGAACGTTTCAGACAGCGGAGGATTTCAATGGCGCCTCTTCCCACGGCGAAGCAACGTTTACTTGTCCGTCTAGAGGAATAATTGATTGCTAAGGGTATTCCAGTAATTACACCAACACACAAGCATATATGGGGTGTACAAAGTGCAAAAACAGTTGTACACTCATTATACATTCCATCAATACCCAGATGGCTCATCAATGAGGACTTTAAATGTAATGAAACGGGGTTATTTTAGTAAACATATCCAAATACATGCTTTGTTAAGTTGCACCTAAAGCTTTTAAGCTAATACACAACATTTACTATTCCCAAAATAACCCCATCCTTGCGGTTGAAATCTTTGCCCttaactcattcttatatagtataaggatatatatagagagagagagatgtctTTTAAGCTTACAAACAacatttacccaaaaaaaaaaaatcatctaataCTTTTAAACTTTTTCTTTGGTATGGCTCGACGACGGTGGGTTTTTTTCCTTTACCTTCCtctatataaattttttttttttggtagtttGATCAGTTCCGTACTGATCGGTAATATGGgaaatctctatttttttttttaattctaatcATGCAGTAAAGAAatctttttaagaaaataaaacccaAAATTTCCCAACCGACTTTACCAAGCGAAACGAGACTAGAAAGATATTCACATACGACCGAAAGCGCCCTTGCTCTGGGCTTCGGCCCACTAACAGGCCGAAGTTGTATTTAAAGCCTAAAAAAAATGTTCTAAAACTATAAAACGGCCCATTGTACGAATTCCAACCATCTGCTCTTTCTCACTCATCTAAACCCTACAATTGCCTAACACCGCTCCGACTTCCATCTCTCCGCGGAGCTCTCCCTCCAAACCCAATATTTGTCGCTCCAAAACAGACCGGAGATCAAACAATGGCATCGGGCGGCCAAACAATTTTGCAATTTCCCCAAGCATCGACCAATTTAACGGCAAGGATTCATCCATTAGTCATCTTTAACATCTGCGACTGCTTTGTCAGGCGACCCGACCAAGCCGAGCGAGTCATTGGTACTCTTCTCGGCTCCGTCTTGCCTGACGGCACTGTCGATATTCGCAACTCGTATGCCGTTCCCCATAACGAGTCATCAGATCAGGTTTTCTTTCGCCTCTCGATTAATTTTGCTGTCCTTATTTTTCGTTCAGATTTTTCCTCTATTTAGATAAAATGACTTGAAGGAGCTGATTTGAGTAATTTCGGACATTTGTTGTGGTTTTAGGTTGCATTAGATATTGATTACCACCATAATATGCTTGCGTCTCAGCAGAAGGTGAATCCCAAGGAAGTTATTGTTGGATGGTAACTTCAGGAAACTCTTTTCTTTCGTCCCTTTTATTTCCCCTTAGTTGAATGGTGACAAAAAAGGTCGGGTCGTCAACTAGGAAGTTAGGGAATAAAAATTGTGGCAAAACATGTTTTCAATGTATATTATTTGCTTTAGAAATTCTTATCCTGCCTGCCtgtattttcaaaacattgcctGTGCGTGGTGCAGGGGGTCTTTTATCACGGAGTCTGGATTTCTTAATCAGGATTACTAGTAATTGATACCAACTTAAATGATCTACTGTGTTATTTTCCTTGTTGGATTGGACAGTTTATCACAGTGTGATATTTGATGCGCATATGATGTGGCCATGCAGCTTCGTTCATTGGTATATACAGTCTAACTTCTGGAAGCatcttttccctcttttttgaTGGTGGCTTCTTTGGACCTCTTAGTTGTTTTGTTGGATAATGAGAATTCTCTGCTAATAAATGACACTCTATAAACTTCGTTAAATATGGAGAGGAATAACTACCAGTAGGAGCTTTTGCTTCTTGCTCAGACTTGGCCCTTCTCTCACTTATTCTAGGCTTGCTTTCAAGTGATCGACTGAAAAGATGAACTTCAGATTGGAATGCCTTTTAAAGGTAGTAGAAGTAGGTTGTTACAGATCCTCACAAAATAAATGCCAATACAAATTGTAACAAACGTAACTTATTGtaaatttttctcttcttttctggAAACGAGATTATTCTTTTACATTGTCTCTCCTTACCTAtgattttatttcctttttttttttgggaattctTCATTTGCTGTGGCTAATCAAATACAATTTCAAGTATTTTACCACTTCTGCATGGAAGGTGGCCTTTGTATGTTGTATTTGTTGGATAAACCGTAAATGAAACCATCATTAGATGTGCTTTTCAAAATACTGATTTGGTGAATGGTTTGTTCTTTGAGGTTGAATGGTAAATTCTGCGATAGGTACTCTGCAACTCGATATATGCAATGTGTTATCTGTAGATACTAATGGTAGTTTCTAAAGTGAATTAAGATGTATTACTTCCATGCCTGTTGACAGGTTTTCAACTGGGTCCGGAGTCACAGGTGGCAGTGCTTTGATTCATGAGTTCTACTCAAGAGAAGTTCCAAATCCTGTTCATTTAACTGTTGATACAGGATTCACCAATGCAGGGGCTTCAATTAAAGCTTTTGTCTCTGTTAATTTGTTTCTTGGAGATCAACAACTTGCTGCACAATTTCAAGAGATTCCTTTGGACCTACGAATGGTAGAAGCAGAGCGGGTTGGATGTAAGCCATCTGCGTCAATATCCTTGCTCTTACATTGTGTGCTTACCTGCTATACTTAAGTGGACTAAGGGAAGTGAGGCTTGGGTTTTACCTTGGGGGTGCAAAGATTAATTTTGCTTTGTGTGGAGAAAGCATTAGGCTGCCCTTGTTAGCATCTCATCTAGTTAGCAAATCCATGGAGCTGCATTCCATTCCCCTGTTGGAAATTTATGCTATTTTATGTTAGTGGGATTTGATCTACATTGAACCCATTATATTCCCTCAGTCCTCCCTTTAGTGATCTTCTAGCATATGGATGCTGATATGGTTGGTTAGTTACCGCTGGTGATTTCTTGATGGCAGGGAATTTTGTTTATGAATGGCTTAGGTCTTTAATGGGTGTTCAAACAACAGGGTTATTGACTATTTGTCTCACTTGTTACTTTTCCTAAAAGTCAAGCCTTTAAAGAAATTACTATAAACTGGAAGAATAGAGATGATCAGATTAGCTTTTGCATATGGAACCATTTGTTTACTCCTAAGGATCCAGTCAAATAAAAATTGAAGAGGGAAATAATAAGAAAAGAGGGGGAAAAAGGACAACTAAAAAACTTGGGCCAACTGTTTCTTTGGATTGACCTATTAGTTTTGGACCTGGCTTGTTTGGACAGATTAGCAGAGTCTAGTCTGATAAGTTTGAGGCATGGAAGAGTGGATGACGGGATTAGCGAATTAGAGCCTAGGATGGGTAAATTGGAGAGATAATAAGATAATTGTTCCCTTCTTTCAGATGCTGCATACTTGTAGATCCTAATGGTTTCCCTGGTGTAATTCTCTTTCTAATGACTGGGTCTTGTAATAAGAATTGCTTGCAGAGCTTAATTTTTACAgtagatttatttgttttatcacTATAAAGACAATTTTGACTTGGAAGTTCTTGTAATGATTGTAGTTGATATTCTCAAGACAACAATGGTTGACAAACTccctggtgatgtggaaggaatggaagccACGATGGAACGATTACTTGCTCTAATAGATGATGTTTACAAATATGTTGACGATGTGGTGGTAAGATAATGGTACTATATACCGGATTTGCAAGGGCACTTCCCATGGATTCTCTCTAAACCTCTTCTGAATCTTCATTTCAGGAAGGGCGCGTTGCACCAGATAATAACATTGGAAGATTTATATCAGATTCTGTATCCTCCATGCCAAAACTTTCATCCCAAGCTTTTGATAAGCTTGTAAATGACAGTCTTCAGGTAGCCATCA containing:
- the LOC140034943 gene encoding eukaryotic translation initiation factor 3 subunit F-like; the protein is MASGGQTILQFPQASTNLTARIHPLVIFNICDCFVRRPDQAERVIGTLLGSVLPDGTVDIRNSYAVPHNESSDQVALDIDYHHNMLASQQKVNPKEVIVGWFSTGSGVTGGSALIHEFYSREVPNPVHLTVDTGFTNAGASIKAFVSVNLFLGDQQLAAQFQEIPLDLRMVEAERVGFDILKTTMVDKLPGDVEGMEATMERLLALIDDVYKYVDDVVEGRVAPDNNIGRFISDSVSSMPKLSSQAFDKLVNDSLQDQLLLLYLSSITRTQLSLAEKLNTAAQIL